One window of Papaver somniferum cultivar HN1 chromosome 9, ASM357369v1, whole genome shotgun sequence genomic DNA carries:
- the LOC113308642 gene encoding thaumatin-like protein 1b codes for MGAKGFLTILLAIASITGALSATFTFKNNCPYTVWPGTLTGAGSQLPKTGFELATGASSSVDAPAGWSGRFWARTDCSTDSSGKFVCATADCGSGKVECNGAGAIPPATLLEFTLNGHGDKDFYDTSLVDGYNLPASITPQGGSGSCSSTACSGNVNSVCPPELSVMGAAGNVIACKSACEALRQPQYCCTGAHSIPETCPPTNYSKIFKKACPQAYSYAYDDNTSTFTCASGGNYLITFCP; via the exons ATGGGAGCAAAGGGTTTCTTAACCATTCTTTTGGCCATCGCGTCCATAACAG GTGCACTTTCGGCCACATTTACATTTAAAAACAACTGCCCATATACAGTATGGCCAGGCACATTGACTGGTGCTGGATCCCAATTACCTAAAACTGGGTTTGAGCTTGCGACTGGGGCATCATCATCAGTTGATGCTCCAGCTGGATGGTCAGGTCGATTTTGGGCAAGAACTGATTGCTCCACTGATTCTTCTGGAAAGTTCGTATGTGCAACAGCAGATTGTGGTTCAGGCAAAGTTGAGTGCAATGGTGCTGGAGCTATTCCACCAGCAACCCTACTTGAGTTCACTCTAAACGGACATGGTGATAAAGACTTTTATGACACTAGCCTTGTTGATGGTTACAATTTGCCTGCCTCTATCACTCCACAAGGTGGGTCAGGTAGTTGCAGTTCGACTGCGTGCTCGGGTAACGTAAACTCTGTTTGCCCACCAGAATTAAGCGTTATGGGTGCTGCTGGCAATGTAATTGCTTGTAAGAGTGCTTGCGAAGCATTGCGTCAACCTCAATATTGTTGTACTGGTGCACACAGTATTCCTGAGACTTGCCCTCCCACGAATTACTCGAAGATCTTTAAAAAGGCTTGTCCTCAAGCTTATAGTTATGCGTATGATGATAACACGAGCACATTTACTTGTGCTTCTGGTGGTAATTACCTCATTACCTTCTGTCCCTGA